From Gigantopelta aegis isolate Gae_Host chromosome 11, Gae_host_genome, whole genome shotgun sequence, the proteins below share one genomic window:
- the LOC121385413 gene encoding glycerol-3-phosphate dehydrogenase [NAD(+)], cytoplasmic-like — protein sequence MSSKKKVAIVGSGNWGSAIAKIVGNNVAAQKDKFVDEVRMWVFEEKVNGRNLTEIINEDHENVKYLPGIKLPTNIKAIPDVVDAVKDADILIFVLPHQFMPRICQQIKGHSNKEAIGVTLIKGFDTLEGGGILLISDVIRNNLNIPCAVLMGANIANEVAKENYCEATIGCKDKTLGLVLKSVFQTPYFRIVVVEDEQTVEVCGALKNIVAVGAGFADGLGYGDNTKAAIIRLGLMEMVHFCKVFYAGSNQSTFLESCGVADLVTTCYGGRNRRVAEAFAKTGKSIDALEKELLNGQKVQGPPTADEVNFMLKAKNMEDRFPLFTAVHKICKQEIKAEDLIKCLKQHPEHM from the exons ATGTCATCAAAGAAAAAAGTGGCTATTGTTGGCTCAGGAAATTG GGGTTCGGCTATTGCTAAGATAGTGGGCAACAATGTTGCGGCTCAGAAAGATAAGTTTGTAGATGAGGTACGGATGTGGGTCTTTGAGGAGAAGGTGAATGGACGCAACCTGACAGAAATTATCAACGAGGACCACGAAAACGTCAAATACCTACCAGGCATCAAACTACCAACAAATATT AAAGCTATTCCCGATGTAGTGGATGCAGTGAAAGATGCGGACATCTTGATCTTTGTACTTCCCCATCAGTTTATGCCTCGCATCTGCCAGCAGATCAAAGGTCACAGCAACAAAGAAGCCATCGGGGTCACCCTTATTAAA GGTTTCGACACGCTGGAAGGCGGTGGTATTCTCCTGATCTCGGACGTTATACGTAACAATCTGAACATCCCCTGTGCTGTGCTGATGGGTGCTAACATCGCCAATGAAGTGGCAAAGGAGAACTACTGTGAAGCCACAATag GTTGTAAAGACAAAACACTAGGTCTTGTGTTGAAGAGTGTTTTCCAGACTCCATATTTCAGAATAGTTGTCGTGGAAGATGAACAGACAGTGGAAGTGTGTGGAGCCCTGAAG AATATCGTTGCCGTTGGTGCTGGGTTTGCCGATGGTCTGGGTTATGGTGACAACACAAAGGCAGCCATCATCAGACTGGGACTCATGGAGATGGTCCACTTCTGTAAAGTCTTCTATGCAG GCTCCAACCAGTCGACGTTTTTGGAGAGCTGCGGGGTGGCCGATCTAGTTACGACGTGTTACGGAGGAAGAAATCGGCGAGTCGCTGAAGCTTTTGCTAAGACTGGAAAG TCTATAGATGCCCTGGAAAAGGAGTTACTCAATGGCCAGAAGGTGCAGGGTCCACCAACCGCGGACGAAGTAAACTTCATGCTCAAGGCCAAAAACATGGAGGACAG GTTTCCGCTCTTTACGGCTGTTCATAAAATATGTAAGCAAGAAATTAAGGCTGAGGATTTGATAAAGTGTCTAAAGCAACACCCAGAACACATGTAG